One window of the Pyrinomonadaceae bacterium genome contains the following:
- a CDS encoding LysM peptidoglycan-binding domain-containing protein — protein MGIFDKMFGSGAGQAQQQPNSEQRFNTLKQKYQSVLNAADQQQIQFQNLHVQDDKLYIRATAPSEDAKNKIWDQIKLANPSMDDITADISVDAKAMGAAAGGGSGSGGSSYTVKSGDTLSKISKEFYGDANEYMRIYYANREQLRDPDKIQIGQQLTIPAK, from the coding sequence ATGGGGATTTTTGACAAGATGTTCGGAAGTGGAGCAGGACAGGCTCAACAACAACCGAACAGTGAGCAGCGCTTTAATACGCTGAAACAGAAATATCAGTCAGTGCTGAATGCCGCGGATCAGCAACAGATCCAGTTTCAGAATCTGCATGTGCAGGATGACAAACTATACATTCGCGCCACGGCCCCGTCCGAGGATGCGAAGAACAAGATCTGGGACCAGATTAAGCTCGCCAATCCGAGTATGGACGACATCACGGCGGACATTTCGGTGGACGCAAAAGCGATGGGCGCGGCGGCCGGCGGCGGCTCAGGCAGCGGCGGATCGAGTTACACGGTCAAATCCGGTGACACTCTTTCGAAGATAAGCAAAGAGTTTTACGGCGATGCGAACGAGTACATGCGCATCTACTACGCCAATCGCGAACAACTGCGCGATCCGGACAAGATCCAGATCGGTCAGCAATTGACGATTCCAGCGAAGTAG